From a single Capsicum annuum cultivar UCD-10X-F1 chromosome 12, UCD10Xv1.1, whole genome shotgun sequence genomic region:
- the LOC107849025 gene encoding MDIS1-interacting receptor like kinase 2-like: MEDREESSGLSYHVGKQSVSFLVYKFLEGGSLPERLRNDEKVTELDWIKRVNIVKGVAYVLSYMHHECSPPILHRDISSKNVLLDHEDRPHLSDFGTAKLLRPNSSNWTSFAGTFGYVAPKLAYTMEINESCETYSSGLLSLEVILGQHLADLVHTKARMEMFIQGEDYELWDRITDGPTIPMKTVDGAQVRKERNKFTTDDLVALRKNTKVKNILVYGLGPAEYNRVSICTTVKQI, encoded by the exons ATGGAGGACAGGGAAGAGTCTTCAGGGTTGAGTTACCATGTGGGCAAGCAGTCTGTG TCTTTCTTGGTTTACAAGTTCTTGGAAGGAGGAAGCTTGCCAGAGAGACTGAGGAATGATGAAAAAGTGACAGAGTTAGATTGGATTAAGAGGGTGAACATTGTAAAAGGGGTGGCATATGTATTATCTTATATGCATCATGAATGTTCACCTCCTATTCTTCACCGGGATATATCAAGTAAGAACGTTTTGTTAGATCATGAAGACAGGCCTCATCTTTCCGATTTTGGTACTGCAAAACTCTTAAGGCCAAACTCTTCTAACTGGACTTCTTTTGCTGGAACTTTTGGATATGTGGCTCCGA AGCTTGCTTACACAATGGAGATAAATGAAAGCTGTGAGACCTACAGCTCTGGATTGCTATCATTGGAAGTGATTTTAGGTCAACATCTTGCTGATCTTGTTCATACT AAAGCAAGGATGGAGATGTTTATCcaaggtgaagactatgaattatgggataggatcactgatggtcctacCATTCCAATGAAGACAGTTGATGGTGCACAAGTCAGGAAAGAAAGGAACAAATTTACTACTGATGACTTGGTGGCtctaagaaaaaatacaaaagttAAGAACATCCTCGTCTATggattaggacctgctgaatacaataGGGTGTCAATTTGCACCACTGTTAAGCAAATTTAG
- the LOC107849024 gene encoding probable leucine-rich repeat receptor-like protein kinase At1g35710, protein MLNTFPFPHTLIILIFFVFPLVSANYYYDTSTAGTSSSSANVVALLIWKASLESKSQLVLSSWKNTSASPCHWDFIHCDSPGMVTEMNMPNNSISGILQNLYFSSFSNLRKINLSNKSLYGTLPANIFNLLKLSYLDLGYNDFSGMIPPEIGFLKNLEYLLIDHTRFSGFLPQELGMLESLLILRVQATNLTGTISAAIGPIAWEIWSLTHLMDVDLRINSLAGQIPSSIGNFSKLFSLILSKTVSQVKYPRQLETQETCSFYPCVVTGCQDPFLHPLLLDLSSNHFSGKIPRSLDSLKLLFELDCSGNELSGDIPSQLGMLSALPKLNLAENHLSGIILEHIGHLVQLLGLNLSKNMLKENIPSNFRSLRFLQNMDLSQNMLNGEIPWQLG, encoded by the exons ATGTTGAATACTTTTCCTTTTCCACATACgctaataattttgattttttttgtgtttccTCTCGTTTCTGCCAATTACTATTATGATACTAGTACTGCTGGAACATCTTCATCAAGTGCAAATGTAGTTGCCCTTTTAATCTGGAAGGCAAGCCTTGAAAGTAAAAGCCAATTAGTTCTTTCTTCTTGGAAGAATACCAGCGCTAGTCCTTGCCATTGGGACTTTATTCATTGCGACAGCCCTGGAATGGTAACTGAGATGAATATGCCAAACAATAGCATAAGTGGTATCCTTCAGAATCTATATTTCTCTTCATTTTCCAATCTCCGCAAAATCAACTTGTCGAACAAATCACTCTATGGTACTCTTCCTGCTAACATATTCAATCTTTTAAAGTTGAGTTACCTTGATTTGGGCTATAATGATTTCTCAGGAATGATTCCACCTGAAATAGGCTTCTTGAAAAATCTTGAGTACCTTTTGATTGACCATACTCGTTTTAGTGGCTTTCTGCCCCAGGAGTTAGGAATGCTAGAGTCTCTTCTTATACTTAGAGTACAAGCAACCAATCTTACAGGCACAATCTCTGCCGCTATTG GGCCGATAGCTTGGGAAATTTGGTCTCTGACTCATTTGATGGATGTTGATCTCAGAATTAACAGTCTTGCTGGTCAAATACCAAGTTCTATTGGAAATTTCAGCAAGTTGTTCTCTTTGATTCTTTCCAAAACAGTCTCACAGGTGAAATACCCGCGTCAATTGGAGACTCAGGAAACCTGCTCTTTCTATCCTTGTGTGGTAACAGGCTGTCAGGATCCATTCCTTCATCCATTG CTGCTTGATCTCTCCTCCAATCATTTCAGTGGCAAGATCCCTAGAAGCTTGGATAGCCTAAAGCTACTTTTTGAGCTTGATTGTTCTGGTAACGAACTTTCAGGTGATATTCCATCACAACTTGGGATGCTTTCTGCACTTCCAAAACTTAATTTGGCAGAAAATCATCTCAGTGGTATAATTCTTGAACATATTGGGCATCTTGTGCAGCTACTGGGCTTGAATTTAAGCAAAAACATGCTGAAAGAAAATATTCCTTCCAACTTTAGGAGCTTACGCTTCTTACAGAATATGGATCTTAGTCAGAACATGCTGAATGGTGAGATACCATGGCAATTGGGATGA